The window GGCGCTGGTAAAGGTACACAAGCAGAACAAATTGTTGAACAATACGGCATCCCTCATATCTCAACAGGGGATATGTTCCGTGCTGCGATGAAAGAAGGTACAGAACTTGGATTGCAAGCAAAGTCTTTCATGGATGAAGGCCAGCTTGTTCCAGATGAAGTAACAATCGGAATCGTTCGCGAACGTCTTAGTAAAGACGATTGCGAAAAAGGATTTTTACTTGATGGATTTCCTAGAACTGTTCCTCAAGCAGAGGCACTTGAAGATATCCTTTCTCAATTAGATAAACAAATTAATTACGTCATCAATATTGATGTTGATCATGGAATCTTAATGGAGCGTTTAACAGGACGTCGAATCTGTAAAGCTTGTGGAGCTACTTATCATCTAGTATTTAATCCGCCAGCACAAGAAGGTACTTGTGACCGTTGTGGCGGTGAATTATATCAGCGTGCTGATGATAATGCAGAAACTGTTCAAAACCGCTTGGATGTCAATATTGCTCAAGCGCAACCGTTGTTAGATTTCTATGAAACAAAAGGTTATTTACGCAATATCAATGGTCAGCAGGATATTAAAATTGTATTTGCTGATATCAACGTATTGCTTGGGGGCTTAAAATGATAATTTGTAAAACCCCGCGCGAAATTGACATTATGCGCGAAGCTGGACGTATTGTTGCTCTCACTCATCAAGAATTGAAGAAACACATTCGTCCGGGGATTACAACGAAAGAATTGGATGTAATTGCCGAGCAGTTTATCCGTAAGCAGAGTGCAATTCCATCTTTTAAAGGGTATAATGGTTTTCGTGGCAGCATCTGTGCTTCTGTTAACAATGAACTTGTTCACGGAATTCCTGGTGATCGGGTATTAAACAATGGCGATATCATAAGTATTGACATTGGTGCAAAGTACAACGGTTATCACGGCGATTCAGCTTGGACTTATCCTGTTGGCGAAATTGATGAAAACTCAAAACGTCTGTTAGAGGTTACTGAGGAGTCCTTATATCTCGGCCTAAAGGAAGCTAAGCCAGGTGAGCGCCTATCAAATGTCTCTCATGCGATTCAAACGTATGTAGAAGCAAACGGCTTTTCCATTGTGCGCGAGTATGTTGGTCACGGAGTAGGGCAAGACTTACATGAGGATCCACAAATTCCTCACTATGGTCCGCCTAACAAAGGTCCGCGTTTAAAGCCTGGAATGGTACTGGCAATTGAACCGATGGTGAATGCAGGAAGTCGATATGTAAAAACGTTGGCTGATGACTGGACAGTTGTAACAGTTGATGGGTTTAGGTGCGCTCATTTTGAGCATACTATCGCGATCACTGAAACAGGTTTTGAGATTTTAACCAAAGCTTAGCAATTGGGTTCACACCAATCATGCTCAATCTAGTACAAACGGAAAATTGGTCTTGCCTCTATGCATTTTATGATTGAATACGTAGCTTGATTAAAGAAGGGAGACAGTTCGATGGCGAAAGATGATGTAATTGAAGTAGAAGGCACAGTAATTGAAACTTTGCCAAATGCAATGTTTAAGGTAGAATTAGAAAATGGTCATTCTGTATTGGCACATGTTTCTGGGAAAATCCGCATGCATTTCATTAGAATCTTACCAGGGGATAAAGTTACAGTAGAGCTTTCCCCATATGATCTAACTCGCGGAAGAATCACTTATCGCTTTAAATAGTCCTTTGCACTCCGTACTATCAAGGAGGTTAGAATAATGAAAGTTAGACCATCTGTTAAACCAATCTGTGAAAAATGTAAAGTTATTCGCAGACGCGGTAAAGTAATGGTAATCTGCGAAAACCCTAAACACAAACAAAAACAAGGTTAATATAGAAGGAGGTGCACTATTCATATGGCTCGTATTGCTGGTGTTGATGTACCGCGCGAAAAGCGTGTAGTAATCTCATTAACTTACATTTACGGAATTGGAAAACCAACTGCTGAGAAAGTTCTTGCTGAAGCTGGTGTTTCTGAAGATACACGTGTTCGTGATCTAACAGAAGAAGAATTAAATAAAATCCGTGACATTATCGATAAATTAAAGGTTGAGGGTGACCTTCGTCGTGAAATCTCTCTTAACATTAAACGTTTAATGGAAATCGGATCATTCCGTGGCCTTCGTCATCGTCGTGGTTTACCTGTTCGTGGTCAAAACACGAAGAACAACGCTCGTACACGTAAAGGTCCTCGTAAAACTGTTGCTAACAAGAAAAAATAATTGGTAAAGGAGGTTCTCATCTAAATGGCTCGTAAAACTAATACACGCAAACGTCGTGTTAAAAAGAATATTGAATCTGGTATTGCTCATATTCGTTCTACTTTCAATAACACGATTGTAACGATCACTGACCCACACGGAAATGCAATTTCTTGGTCTAGTGCTGGTTCACTTGGATTTAAAGGTTCTCGTAAATCTACTCCATTTGCAGCACAAATGGCTGCTGAAACTGCAGCAAAGGTATCAATGGATCATGGCATGAAGTCTCTTGAAGTTACTGTAAAGGGACCTGGCGCAGGACGTGAAGCTGCAATCCGTGCTCTTCAAGCTGCTGGTCTTGAAGTTACTGCTATTAAAGACGTAACTCCAGTTCCACATAACGGATGCCGTCCACCAAAACGTCGCCGCGTTTAATTTTTCTGTATAGATTTTGTATCATACGTCTATAATGGGTTGTGATACTGATTTTTTGTGTTCATACAGAAATCTAAACCAGTTGTTGTGCACAATCGGGAACGTATGCAGGGGGAATTTCGGTTAGATGTTTTGCCGAGGTTTCGACGTTTTGAAGGAGGGTATATTTGATGATCGAAATAGAAAAGCCAAAAATCGAAACGGTTGAGATCAACGATGATGCCAAATACGGAAAGTTCGTCGTAGAACCACTTGAGCGTGGATATGGTACTACTTTGGGTAACTCCTTACGTCGTATCCTATTATCATCACTCCCAGGTGCAGCTGTCACATCGATTCAAATTGATGGGGTACTTCATGAATTCTCAACAATTGAAGGCGTCGTGGAAGATGTTTCATCTACTATTCTTAACATTAAAAAGTTAGCTCTTAAAATCTATTCAGATGAAGAAAAGACGCTTGAAATTGATGTTAAGGGTCAAGGTATTGTAACTGCTGCTGATGTTACCCATGACAGTGATGTAGAGATCTTAAATCCTGATCTTCACATTGCCACTCTTGGTTCAAACGGGCATTTACGTATGCGTCTCACAGCTAGAAGAGGTCGCGGATATACTCCCGCTGATCAAAACAAAAGAGAAGACCAACCAATTGGTGTAATTCCAATTGATTCCATCTATACTCCAGTATCACGTGTTTCATATCAAGTAGAGAATACACGTGTAGGTCAAATGACGAACTATGATAAGTTAACATTTGATGTATGGACAGATGGTAGTACAGGTCCTAAAGAGGCAATTGCACTTGGTGCCAAAATTTTAACTGAGCATTTGAATATCTTTGTTGGTTTAACTGACGAAGCTCAAAATGCTGAAATTATGGTAGAAAAAGAAGAGGATCAAAAAGAAAAAGTTCTAGAAATGACGATTGAAGAACTGGATCTTTCTGTTCGTTCCTATAATTGCTTAAAACGTGCCGGTATCAATTCCGTTCAGGAGTTAGCTAACAAAACGGAAGAAGATATGATGAAGGTTCGTAACTTAGGAAGAAAGTCTCTTGAAGAAGTAAAAGCTAAACTAGAGGAACTAGGATTAGGCTTACGAAAAGATGACTGACTAGTTAACTCATAATTAACTAGCATTTTATTGTGAACTTTGATAGGGATGAATGACTTCAACAAAGGAGGGAAACTTTCATGGGATACAGAAAGTTAGGACGTACAAGCGCTCAGCGTAAAGCGATGCTAAGAGACTTAACAACAGACTTAATTATCAATGAGCGTATTCAAACAACTGAAACACGTGCGAAAGAACTTCGTTCAACAGTTGAAAAAATGATCACTCTTGGAAAGCGTGGAGATTTACATGCACGCCGTCAAGCTGCTGCATTCGTTCGTAACGAAATTGCAAATGTTGAAACAAACCAAGATGCAGTTCAAAAACTTTTCACTGATATTGCTCCTCGTTATGAAGAGCGTCAAGGTGGATACACTCGTATTATGAAAATTGGACCACGCCGCGGCGATGGTGCACCAATGGTCATTATCGAGCTAGTTTAATATCCTTCTACACACAACAAGGGCGAGGACAGTTTAGAGACAAACTTGTTCTTTGCCCTTTTTCTTTTAGCGGGACATGTTCACTACTTTATATGGTTAGCATGCCTTTTCTGAACCAAGCCCATACTGAGCGTTATGATGAGCGTGAAAAAAGGAACTACACTATGTTTTCCTTTTGATAGTTGAGGTCAAACAAATAACCTTTGCTCTTCATTTGTTGGCTACTGCGCCTTAGGCACTTTTTGCTCTTCAAATTTCATGTCTCGTTTAGCTCAAGCACCTCTTCCTTCATTCTATTTAGGAATGAAGAATACGAATGTGATTTAATTTTTCGTATCGGAAGAGGTGCAGGCTTTTTTTATTTATGTAAAAAATTAAATCAAACTAGATAAATATGAAGCCGGAGCGAGGCTAAAGAGGTGGGGGAGGAAAATCATGAGTAAGCCGCTAGTTGTTCTAGAAAATATTAGCTTTCAATATGATTCCCAGGAAAGCTACGCACTAAATAATGTATCCTTTGAAGTATTTGAAGGGGAATGGTTGGCCATAGTCGGTCATAATGGATCAGGGAAATCTACCCTTGCGAAAATATTAAATGGTTTACAGTTTCCCCAAAAAGGAAGTGTTACCGTTTGTGGATATAAATTAAGTGAAGAAACTGTCTGGGATGTTCGTAAGAAAATTGGAATGGTATTTCAAAATCCGGATAATCAATTTGTTGGAACAACAGTTGAGGATGATGTGGCTTTTGGTTTAGAAAACATGGGGATTCCGCGTGAAATTATGCTAGAACGGATTCAAGACTCATTGAAAAAAGTAGAGATGGATCAATTTCTTGATCAAGAGCCGCACCATCTTTCTGGTGGACAGAAGCAGAGGGTTGCCATAGCCAGTGTACTTGCTCTCCAACCTGCTATTATCATCTTAGATGAAGCGACATCCATGCTAGATCCCCGAGGGCGTGAAGAAGTTTTAAACATTGTGAGAGAGTTAAAGGATAGTCGAAATATCACGGTTATTTCGATTACTCATGATCTTGAAGAAGCCGCAAGGGCAGATCGCATATTTGTGATGAACCAGGGTGAATTGTTCAAGGAAGGGTCGCCTGAGCAGATCTTTGAACTAGATGAAGAATTGATAAGTTTAGGTCTAGACATCCCCTTTCCGATAAAAATGAGCAAAGCTCTTAGGAAAAAAGGATTTACATTCTCGAGACACTTTTTATCAGAAGAAGAGTTGGTGAACGAACTATGGACATCTCACTACAACAAGTAGAACATCGCTACCAGCAAGGAACCCCATTTGAACGGCTTGCCATTCATAATGTTTCGATTGATATTCCGTCAGGCTCATATATGGCAATAATTGGCCACACTGGTTCCGGAAAATCGACTGTTCTTCAACATCTAAACGCCTTATTACGACCAACAAAAGGGAAAGTTTTGATTGGGGACAGAACGATTGAAGGTAACAAAAAGGAAAAAAACTTAAAGAGCATCCGTCAAAAGGTAGGGATCGTTTTTCAATTTCCAG of the Bacillus sp. 1NLA3E genome contains:
- a CDS encoding energy-coupling factor ABC transporter ATP-binding protein; its protein translation is MSKPLVVLENISFQYDSQESYALNNVSFEVFEGEWLAIVGHNGSGKSTLAKILNGLQFPQKGSVTVCGYKLSEETVWDVRKKIGMVFQNPDNQFVGTTVEDDVAFGLENMGIPREIMLERIQDSLKKVEMDQFLDQEPHHLSGGQKQRVAIASVLALQPAIIILDEATSMLDPRGREEVLNIVRELKDSRNITVISITHDLEEAARADRIFVMNQGELFKEGSPEQIFELDEELISLGLDIPFPIKMSKALRKKGFTFSRHFLSEEELVNELWTSHYNK
- a CDS encoding DNA-directed RNA polymerase subunit alpha; the protein is MIEIEKPKIETVEINDDAKYGKFVVEPLERGYGTTLGNSLRRILLSSLPGAAVTSIQIDGVLHEFSTIEGVVEDVSSTILNIKKLALKIYSDEEKTLEIDVKGQGIVTAADVTHDSDVEILNPDLHIATLGSNGHLRMRLTARRGRGYTPADQNKREDQPIGVIPIDSIYTPVSRVSYQVENTRVGQMTNYDKLTFDVWTDGSTGPKEAIALGAKILTEHLNIFVGLTDEAQNAEIMVEKEEDQKEKVLEMTIEELDLSVRSYNCLKRAGINSVQELANKTEEDMMKVRNLGRKSLEEVKAKLEELGLGLRKDD
- the rpmJ gene encoding 50S ribosomal protein L36; translation: MKVRPSVKPICEKCKVIRRRGKVMVICENPKHKQKQG
- the rpsM gene encoding 30S ribosomal protein S13, giving the protein MARIAGVDVPREKRVVISLTYIYGIGKPTAEKVLAEAGVSEDTRVRDLTEEELNKIRDIIDKLKVEGDLRREISLNIKRLMEIGSFRGLRHRRGLPVRGQNTKNNARTRKGPRKTVANKKK
- the rplQ gene encoding 50S ribosomal protein L17 is translated as MGYRKLGRTSAQRKAMLRDLTTDLIINERIQTTETRAKELRSTVEKMITLGKRGDLHARRQAAAFVRNEIANVETNQDAVQKLFTDIAPRYEERQGGYTRIMKIGPRRGDGAPMVIIELV
- the rpsK gene encoding 30S ribosomal protein S11, which produces MARKTNTRKRRVKKNIESGIAHIRSTFNNTIVTITDPHGNAISWSSAGSLGFKGSRKSTPFAAQMAAETAAKVSMDHGMKSLEVTVKGPGAGREAAIRALQAAGLEVTAIKDVTPVPHNGCRPPKRRRV
- the infA gene encoding translation initiation factor IF-1 yields the protein MAKDDVIEVEGTVIETLPNAMFKVELENGHSVLAHVSGKIRMHFIRILPGDKVTVELSPYDLTRGRITYRFK
- the map gene encoding type I methionyl aminopeptidase; this translates as MIICKTPREIDIMREAGRIVALTHQELKKHIRPGITTKELDVIAEQFIRKQSAIPSFKGYNGFRGSICASVNNELVHGIPGDRVLNNGDIISIDIGAKYNGYHGDSAWTYPVGEIDENSKRLLEVTEESLYLGLKEAKPGERLSNVSHAIQTYVEANGFSIVREYVGHGVGQDLHEDPQIPHYGPPNKGPRLKPGMVLAIEPMVNAGSRYVKTLADDWTVVTVDGFRCAHFEHTIAITETGFEILTKA
- a CDS encoding adenylate kinase, translated to MNLVLMGLPGAGKGTQAEQIVEQYGIPHISTGDMFRAAMKEGTELGLQAKSFMDEGQLVPDEVTIGIVRERLSKDDCEKGFLLDGFPRTVPQAEALEDILSQLDKQINYVINIDVDHGILMERLTGRRICKACGATYHLVFNPPAQEGTCDRCGGELYQRADDNAETVQNRLDVNIAQAQPLLDFYETKGYLRNINGQQDIKIVFADINVLLGGLK